ATGCAGAACATGGACCACGCCGCCATGGTGGCGCGGTCCCGCGGGCTCCAGGACTCCTTCACGGCCGTGGCCCGCATCCCCAAGCCCGTCGTCGCCGCCGTCACCGGCTACGCCCTGGGCGGCGGCTGTGAGCTGGCCCTGTGCGCCGACTTCCGGATCGCCGCCGAGAACGCCAAGTTCGGCCAGCCCGAGATCCTGCTCGGACTCATCCCCGGCGCGGGCGGCACCCAGCGGCTGTCCCGGCTCATCGGCCCGTCCAAGGCCAAGGACCTCATCTTCACCGGTCGTCAGGTCAAGGCCGAGGAGGCGCTCTCCCTGGGCCTCGTCGACCGGGTCGTACCGGCCGAGGAGGTGTACGAGCAGGCACACGCGTGGGCGGCCAGGCTCGCGGCCGGCCCCGCCATCGCGTTGCGCGCGGCCAAGGAGGCGGTGGACGCGGGGCTGGAGACCGACATCGACACCGGGCTCGCGATCGAGCGGAACTGGTTCGCGGGGCTGTTCGCGACCGAGGACCGGGAGATCGGTATGCGCAGCTTTGTCCAGGACGGGCCGGGCAAGGCCAAGTTCAGCTGACCCGCGCCGGGTTGCCGGCCGCCGACACCCTGTCGGGGGCGCACGCCGGAGGGTTGCCTCTTGTGGGGGAATTTCCTCCGGCGTGCGTACCCCTTGGATTGACCCGGTCGCGGCCCGTCGGGGGCCCGTCGGGCACCGGGCGTCGCCGCAGGTCGGTGAACGTTTCCCAGGGGCCTCGCTGCCCATGGCATATGTCGGGAGGGGCGCGTGGAATCGTAGGTTCCGGTGCGGTGAATCCCTACGTTCCCCTCCGTGGCGGCTTTACGGCGGCCATGATGGGGGCATGGCGGGCCTGGAGGGATCGGAGCAACCGCGGCAGCGGGTCGGTACGGCCGCTGTGCGGTGGAGCCCGACCGTTGAGGATGAACTGGCGCTGAAGGCGCTCGAACTGTTCGGCAACCCCACACTCGGTGAGGTCCGGTTGCCTTCGCGT
The window above is part of the Streptomyces syringium genome. Proteins encoded here:
- a CDS encoding enoyl-CoA hydratase/isomerase family protein; the encoded protein is MTVHLEVAEGVGTIRLDRPPMNALDIASQDRIRELAEETSRRDDVRAVVLWGGEKVFAAGADIKEMQNMDHAAMVARSRGLQDSFTAVARIPKPVVAAVTGYALGGGCELALCADFRIAAENAKFGQPEILLGLIPGAGGTQRLSRLIGPSKAKDLIFTGRQVKAEEALSLGLVDRVVPAEEVYEQAHAWAARLAAGPAIALRAAKEAVDAGLETDIDTGLAIERNWFAGLFATEDREIGMRSFVQDGPGKAKFS